The Ziziphus jujuba cultivar Dongzao chromosome 12, ASM3175591v1 sequence GGGAGATATAGAAGACGGAGCAACTTCGCAACAAGAGCATTCACTGAACCAGTTCATTCACAGGGTTATATCCCTTGTCTTCATCCCCTAATAAACTTTTTCAGTGCCAATTTGTATTTTGGATCTTTGATTTTCTTCTCTCAAGAGGAATTTGTTTTACTGTACTTTTATTGAAATATAGTTTCTTTCAcaacttcaaaacttgaaacttTTGCAAGCAATTTTAGAGAGTTCAATTTTTCGTAGATATAGTAAGAACAATTGTTTTTATAAGACTTTGGGAGCTTTTCAGCCAAACAAGACTGATAGCCATCATTGTTTGCTAAAAAGCACAATCATCTGCTCTTGAGTATTCTAGAtctcactttaaaaaaaaaacttagtgcAGAAGAAAGTATAACATTATGATTCTATGGAATATCTTCTATTCTATAACAATTTGATGTGAGCTTTACAGTTATctgaaatataccaaaattcatAGCCAAGTTTattatctctttcttttcaaCACACAGACagagaaacaatttttttttttttttggcttaaatatAGAGAAGTTAGTGctgaaaattttgtatttttgccAGGCTCTTCCAAGGGAATGGTTCTTTTCTTCCTCGGGGTCACTGTTGGTATGGTTTCCACCATCATTGCTACTAAAAGAGAAATGGACAAGTTAAATGAGCAGTTGAAGCAGACTCAAAACTTGGTTGAAGATTTAAATGAGGAGCTTGTGATGAAAGATTTGCTGATGGTAAAGGAGCTCACTATCGATGGTTCGGAATGCCAGGGAACATATGAACACTCTGTGGTCAATGGTATATCAACTGCATTTTCCCCTGAAAGAAAACTAGATAAAGTTGCTCATTGTGGTAGCAAAGAGTCTGATGATATAAAGGCATACTACTCTGAAGAAAGGAGTAAAATTGAGGCAGAGCTTGAAGCTGAGCTGGAGTTGCTGGAACTAAACATCAAGAAATCTAGCTTGCAGAGAACATCCCACTATGATATGGTAATTATGCACATAATCTTTTTAAGATTCTATAGCGTGGATACTGTATTATGTCAGAATTTCCAATAGTTGTATGATCTACATATTGAAATTATCCATGAAAAATCGAAGTATTTAGTCCAAGGGAATTAATTATCCCTTCTATACATTTCGTTTGCAAAGAATGTATGGCTAATTGATTCATTGAGATATTGCGTGTCAAATGCAGCATTGGTAGACGAGATGAATGTGAATTTTCCTGAGGTTTTCAATTAATATTCTATTGCCTGTATGACTTTTGATCACATTGTTTATAATCTTCATACAagttcaaaagaaaattttagttGTAAATTTTGATGTTTGCTTAAATGATAATGCTTAGAAAGGATAAATTTTGCCCATTTGTCCTCCCAGACTTTTGgcattaaataataattctgAGCCTCATGTTTACGGTAACCAAATTGCCATTTTCTTTCCAAGAGTTACAATAGTTTTTCTTATGGTTAATGTTGCCAACTTCATGTTTAGCACAATGAAAATTCCACTTCTTATGATATACAATCTGGgggaaaaaaatgagttttctcTTGGGATCTAAATTTCAGTCTTCTGAAATTTCCTTGCAGGTGGATTCGTACTTCGGAAAAGATGAGTTTCAAGGAGATCTGAAGCTTGACAAGCTCAACTGGGATTTAGACCATGGCAAAAGCAGGACTCCTATTAGTCACACTAGTGAAGCAAATGCTGTGTCACCTTGGGAGCTGAGTTTTCATCTTCATGAAATCATCCAGTCGAGGCTCCAAGATCGTATCATGGAACTTGAGAGAGAACTTGAAAATAGCCAAAAAATGGTTCAGTCCATGGATCTAGAAAAAATAGTGCCTAAGAGGAACTCCTATAGTGAATTAGGATCTCAATCTACTGAAGATATCCCAGCTGGGATTCAAGAAGTTAGTGAGTTGGACTGTCATTTGACGACCAACTTGTCAGAAGAGCTAAATTCTTCCAACCAGGCTTATGAGGAGACTAACAAGATGACTAAAATGGACAAAGAAGCTCCAACAGACACAATGTGTTTCCGTGACTGCATTCACAGAGTAAAACATCCTTTTGACAAGAAACCATCAGAAGGCCAAAATGGAGGGGATAACTTTTTCGTTTCGCATTATGGTTTCAACGAAGAAAGATGGTCAAGGTTCTTAAATCATGATAAAATAACGCCATGGGAGGAAAGCTTTCCTGGGAGCTTCAGATCATCTAAGATTGCTGAGAATGCAGATATCGACGAAGGTGATGAAGATGAGATAGACAAGCATTTGATAAAGAAGATTGTGGAGAAATCAAGAAGAGGGTATCACCCTTCAGTTTTGAATGCTCAAAGATTGTTTCTGTGTTCAATAGATGATGATAAAATTCTTcatttagaagaaaaagaatacaTGTATTCTGTATAGTCTAGTCTTAggcatctaatttttttaactcaaaGATACAGAATGAAAGATAATGATTAACAGTTTAATGGTTTACAGAAATTGAACACACTGTTCAGTCTAATATTGTAATCCtaattcctctttctctttgacAAAGAGATATGTCTTCCAAGTTCAATTTTTCCATCCATATTCTCATCATGGAAAATAAGATGGTGAGTTGGTGTTATTCTGACAAAGCGAGCTTTCAATTTTCTTCAACCTATGGCTCTCCTAGAATAAGCAAGAACAATTCTACAAGAACTGCCAACTTTCCACTTTATACCATCCTATTCTACCATTTGATCAAAGTTAAAAGGCATGAAATGTTATAGGTATATATGAAGCTTATGAAATGCAGAAAAGCAACAGAAAGAGGTCACTTGGATttttatagtaatatatatttccaaATGTCGTTTACTTTCCATCCAAAGTGGTATAAGACATACGGCAATTGAGACAGAAGACAAGGCAGTTGATGCAGCATGAATGAGATCTAGAGGACTATTATTGCTGGAAaactagaaaaattatttattttccaaaaacataaataaatagaaatatataaaaagtaattatgaTTATAACTTTTTCATAATATGAATCTTATATGAAATTCATAATCTTAATCATATATGAAAATGTGTTATAGGGTCTAGGTGACAACCTGAAAAATGTCTTCTTCAACTGAGCAGGCTTCTGCTTACAGGGGacaataaatataaaccaaagAGAGGAGGTCGAAGATAGCATAATAAAATGGCTATGGgacttttacccaaaaaaaatctcAAGTTTGCATTTATAAATGATTTGCATTGTACAATTTACAGAGGAAAGAGCTTCTTGTGTCTAAAATAAAACAGGAAAGAAGAGTACAATAAGCAACAGAAAATACCAGTTATAAGGAGAACCCAAGTAAAAGCAGATGGATAATCAAATATAGTTGCTGTAAAGTTCGTTCCAAACACACCAGTTACAGCAGCAAATATTGTAGCCACAAAGGTAGCTGCTGTAAGTAGTAACTCAAATTGAATGAGATGGTTCTGAACATTGCCCTGTTCATACATCGAGTGCAAAATTCAAATTCTTTGGCATGCATGTACTGCACTTCAAAGAAATATAAGGAAATGGCATCACAAAATGTAGAAGTTGGAAACAACTGCATACCAGTTTTATGTTGATCAAGTCTTCAGTATCATCAATATATTCTTTCAGCTGCGTCACcaataaaagaaatcaaaatttggtaatatttacaaattacaGTGACAATTCTTAGAGGTCACTAAAGACTTTATCATAAGGAGAGAAATCACCCTCTTCTATATTTTAATAACCGTCCTTTTTCAAATAGAAGAACTTTACTGATTTGTGAATAATCTCCAATTTACATTGCGAAAGTCACaacttcaaataaaataaaataagaaaactacGTCAAAGTGAGCCAAACATCCCATACCGATAACAACTTGCTGAAAGAATTGTCAATCACGACAAAGTATGCTTCAAGCAGCATTTCCAGTTGTGCAATATTTTCTCCACTATTAGATGAACTAATTACGCTTGCATGTTTGCTTGAACTCACAATTGTGCTAAACGCCCTCTGCAATTTCTGCACTCCGCTGACGGACCCCACTGGGGACACAGGAGCAGATATTGAATGTACCTTGGCCTCACCTGAGGTATTACTTTGAAAACAAAGGTCATTTAAAGGATAACCCTCTGAGCGTTGTTTCTTCTCAGTCAGATGCATCTCAGCCATGTCACCATCATCATCCATGAGATGCTCAAGTTCATCACGAACCTGGAGAAATTCAAAGGCTCATATATAGACATTGAAAGCATGGAGGCACTCAAAATTTGACTAGATATCAATCATATGTACCTTCTGAACCCGCTGTGTCAAGGCAAGAAGGTGACCTTTAAGTCTGCGTGCA is a genomic window containing:
- the LOC107429067 gene encoding magnesium transporter MRS2-5 isoform X1; amino-acid sequence: MEESQTPFLPSDISESIPSHNAGRLHLDGHGFRGLPFIQGFKKRGHGSRSWIKIDENGNSKVLELDKAAIMRHCSLPARDLRLLDPLFIYPSTILGRDKAIVVSLEQIRCIITAQEVILMNSLDGCVVEYESELCKRLQSSKDQSDDLPFEFRALELALELTCMSLDAQVTELEMEIYPLLDELASSINTLNLERARRLKGHLLALTQRVQKVRDELEHLMDDDGDMAEMHLTEKKQRSEGYPLNDLCFQSNTSGEAKVHSISAPVSPVGSVSGVQKLQRAFSTIVSSSKHASVISSSNSGENIAQLEMLLEAYFVVIDNSFSKLLSLKEYIDDTEDLINIKLGNVQNHLIQFELLLTAATFVATIFAAVTGVFGTNFTATIFDYPSAFTWVLLITGIFCCLLYSSFLFYFRHKKLFPL
- the LOC112493202 gene encoding uncharacterized protein LOC112493202, producing the protein MIKEREREREMGFWIGTAAVGYVTKCWQKLFSRKSSSKSIPADSVHGKTEINADLGFQVASTSGKDCEGCQAPLIEYGREKIDGLSGELVSDLTLTGKCGYLQRFQGRRNHRSCSTGYAVKLPSPLESSSLTAQFLYGNHTRMEDYVYSPFSSPCTMTVSPLMVKDGSRRISINFNKKTLLENGDEVQNHRGLEKYKTRLRSVEYARIRKQNVRRGRYRRRSNFATRAFTEPVHSQGSSKGMVLFFLGVTVGMVSTIIATKREMDKLNEQLKQTQNLVEDLNEELVMKDLLMVKELTIDGSECQGTYEHSVVNGISTAFSPERKLDKVAHCGSKESDDIKAYYSEERSKIEAELEAELELLELNIKKSSLQRTSHYDMVDSYFGKDEFQGDLKLDKLNWDLDHGKSRTPISHTSEANAVSPWELSFHLHEIIQSRLQDRIMELERELENSQKMVQSMDLEKIVPKRNSYSELGSQSTEDIPAGIQEVSELDCHLTTNLSEELNSSNQAYEETNKMTKMDKEAPTDTMCFRDCIHRVKHPFDKKPSEGQNGGDNFFVSHYGFNEERWSRFLNHDKITPWEESFPGSFRSSKIAENADIDEGDEDEIDKHLIKKIVEKSRRGYHPSVLNAQRLFLCSIDDDKILHLEEKEYMYSV
- the LOC107429067 gene encoding magnesium transporter MRS2-5 isoform X2 — protein: MEESQTPFLPSDISESIPSHNAGRLHLDGHGFRGLPFIQGFKKRGHGSRSWIKIDENGNSKVLELDKAAIMRHCSLPARDLRLLDPLFIYPSTILGRDKAIVVSLEQIRCIITAQEVILMNSLDGCVVEYESELCKRLQSSKDQSDDLPFEFRALELALELTCMSLDAQVRDELEHLMDDDGDMAEMHLTEKKQRSEGYPLNDLCFQSNTSGEAKVHSISAPVSPVGSVSGVQKLQRAFSTIVSSSKHASVISSSNSGENIAQLEMLLEAYFVVIDNSFSKLLSLKEYIDDTEDLINIKLGNVQNHLIQFELLLTAATFVATIFAAVTGVFGTNFTATIFDYPSAFTWVLLITGIFCCLLYSSFLFYFRHKKLFPL